The sequence TGAAAGTTATCGATAAAACTCTTAAAAAAAGCGAATATGAGACATTGCTGGCACAATCGGTTAAGGAGGCTATCGCTTTACTGGAATCAAATTCATCTATAACACTTATCATTTCGGATATAATGATGCCTGAAGCTGATGGGTTTGAACTCTTGAAATTTAGACAGTCGTTTTTAAGGATAAGTAAAATCCCTATTTTGATGTGCACAGCGCTTGGCGATAAAGAATCGGTTACTAAAAGTATTTCAATGGGAGCCAACGATTATTTAGTAAAGCCGATTCAGAAAGATATACTTCTATCAAAAGTTAAGAAGCTTTTAAATAAAACCATAAAAAAACTCCTTCTTATTGATGATGATAAAATAATATTGAACATTTTAACTAATATTGTTGAACACGAAGGATATGAATCATTAAAAGCTCAATCAGCCGAGGATGCGATAGAGTTGATGAAATCATCCAAGGTCGATTTAATAATATCCGATATTGTGCTTCCCCAAATGAACGGCCTTGAGCTTTTAGTTAGCATAAAAGAAAATAACCCCAATATTCCTGTAATACTAATAACAGGTCATTCGGGGAAATATCAAGAAAAGGACGTCATGTCAGCCGGAGCTG comes from Candidatus Zixiibacteriota bacterium and encodes:
- a CDS encoding response regulator, which translates into the protein MIYRSIAKTLKGTDIMSILIVEDDPVTLKVIDKTLKKSEYETLLAQSVKEAIALLESNSSITLIISDIMMPEADGFELLKFRQSFLRISKIPILMCTALGDKESVTKSISMGANDYLVKPIQKDILLSKVKKLLNKTIKKLLLIDDDKIILNILTNIVEHEGYESLKAQSAEDAIELMKSSKVDLIISDIVLPQMNGLELLVSIKENNPNIPVILITGHSGKYQEKDVMSAGADGFITKPFRNLEILRKIESLIAQPRQKVWN